A part of Scylla paramamosain isolate STU-SP2022 chromosome 24, ASM3559412v1, whole genome shotgun sequence genomic DNA contains:
- the LOC135112848 gene encoding uncharacterized protein LOC135112848 isoform X2: protein MVGRRGRPPKRKVEELQEDHDGKSKSAKEAKIEAISLDASEPAHIALLSLTSEAWRHNDESEEWSEDHASRVSEAEKGKGGTLSQGICWRGIPDPPPSQVVLSCRRVASGEEFDCETQTFHFTHVSTSKVVVVPDSDTPETIKVEIDTDQQEEFVSHPLVCCVEGCETSSDADTTTTFYAVPKGRERSLWAETLDIVPCVEGDSRQHVCSKHFITPTKLLSGKGRTRKKKTCDMLVAEEAEKIRQGLSSGRPKRTPKPNKNYDWAEIVPLIKAEPDDLESELYLSTTLEKTGGTAATPRKHLLSSFKEDKENKKPSSDTERENLKMDDEEEEDEEEEEEDDLENISLPSHPRPPPPKPKGRPHRIRDSGTQTESAYRTPGPRQPLREVKVQCNINSEAPSPCTSCSYVNWLRLEELLVDCATKMEGGLCVPEVQECLRKVVDSVPHPTHATNVLKLLSGDDRDALENTSDIILVPSQEDEVEVENVIHTTVEEPITGVREITPKTWQKKAKWKKALIPVNYVNKEEEEEDMDGLGIQEATEMDDDEFQPSYLEGEETEEDEQGLDDEDWTMNKSDRDSRSATKKKPKKTPPQPKVKKGRECPVREAGGREVEVRESGSEDSQDTLGLVDAGVVTTVPKLFVTKNGMLKVQESHVGRQRKTRLANDDRWLRGSFTCPECELVFTTKLKMEQHQQYVHKGVPPWKGSHLCEECGKTFTQKVGLQVHRMHKHGDPKQFPCHLCSYEGVTKAKLARHLKSHTDEKQLTCEVCGVSLKTTDTYKNHMALHTNQGRYQCSVCKKAFHHKQYYDDHYRSHFSLREYNCEICHMRFKTNKSLRTHVRAVHLCDKRMVCPVCGARFMTNFNLRGHMKKHSRPEAPHCRRFQCNLCIVKVHTQAELNAHVMQMHPRECESIEVKHESLAATPPSSPRCVTLIPKPHQKEVEDGSLLGLQHAGEGGERVNSGCETVGYGEAKAFVQEGCSEAVEGIEAVEVEQQPRHQLTVIYVYDCNKCGSIFSSEGLLAAHQAADHPKASSD from the exons GTGGTTTTGAGCTGCAGAAGAGTGGCCAGTGGTGAGGAGTTTGACTGTGAGACTCAGACCTTCCACTTCACCCATGTGTCCACcagcaaggtggtggtggtgccagacTCAGACACTCCGGAGACCATCAAGGTGGAGATAGACACAGACCAG CAGGAGGAGTTTGTGAGTCACCCGCTGGTGTGCTGCGTGGAGGGCTGTGAGACAAGCTCTGAcgcagacaccaccaccaccttctacgCTGTcccaaagggaagggaaaggtcaTTATGGGCTGAAACGCTTGACATTGT ACCTTGTGTTGAAGGTGATTCAAGGCAACATGTTTGCAGTAAACACTTCATCACTCCCACCAAACTGCtgagtgggaagggaagaacaagaaaaaagaagacatgtGACATG TTGGTTGCAGAGGAAGcagagaaaattagacaaggACTGTCTTCTGGCAGGCCTAAGAGAACTCCAAAACCTAACAAGAACTATGACTGGGCTGAAAT AGTTCCGTTGATCAAGGCGGAACCTGATGACCTGGAGAGTGAGCTGTACCTGAGCACCACCTTGGAGAAAACAGGAGGCACTGCAGCAACTCCCAGGAAGCATTTGTTGTCCTCTTttaaggaagacaaagaaaacaaaaagccTTCTTcagacactgagagagagaatctgaagatggatgatgaggaagaggaagatgaagaggaggaggaagaggatgacttGGAGAACATCAGTCTACCCAGTCACCCCCGTCCTCCTCCGCCCAAACCTAAAGGCCGTCCACACAGGATAAGAGACTCCGGCACCCAGACA GAAAGTGCGTATAGGACGCCCGGACCACGGCAACCACTGCGGGAGGTGAAGGTGCAGTGCAACATCAACTCTGAGGCTCCTAGTCCCTGCACCAGCTGCTCCTATGTCAACTGGCTGAG GCTGGAGGAGCTCTTGGTAGACTGTGCTACCAAGATGGAGGGTGGATTGTGTGTACCAGAAGTGCAGGAGTGCCTGAGGAAGGTGGTGGACAGTGTGCCTCACCCGACGCACGCCACCAACGTGCTGAAGCTGCTCAGCGGGGACGACAGGGACGCACTGGAG AACACCAGTGATATTATTCTTGTACCGAGCCAAGAGGACGAGGTTGAAGTTGAGAATGTTATACACACAACTGTG gAGGAGCCAATCACAGGGGTGAGGGAAATCACACCAAAGACGTGGCAGAAGAAGGCCAAGTGGAAAAAAGCCCTGATACCTGTAAATTATGtcaataaggaggaggaagaggaagacatggaTGGCCTTGGGATCCAGGAAGCCACtgagatggatgatgatgagttCCAGCCTAGCTATCTTGAAGGGGAAGAAACGGAGGAGGATGAGCAAGGCCTGGATGATGAGGACTGGACTATGAATAAATCAG ATAGAGACTCCAGATCTGCTACCAAAAAGAAACCAAAGAAGACCCCACCGCAGCCCAAAGTTAAGAAAG GGCGAGAATGTCCTGTGAGAGAGGCAGGAGGCCGGGAGGTGGAGGTAAGGGAGTCGGGGAGTGAGGATAGTCAGGACACTCTTGGGCTTGTTGACGCGGGAGTAGTGACAACTGTGCCTAAGCTGTTTGTGACCAAGAATGGCATGCTTAAGGTTCAAGAGTCCCACGTTGGAAGGCAGCGGAAGACACGGTTGGCAAATGATGATCGTTGGCTGCGGGGTTCCTTCACGTGCCCCGAGTGTGAGCTGGTCTTTACCACCAAGCTCAAGAtggagcagcaccagcagtatgTGCACAAGGGAGTCCCACCCTGGAAGGGAAGCCACCTCTGTGAGGAGTGTGGCAAGACCTTTACGCAGAAGGTGGGTCTGCAGGTTCACCGCATGCATAAACATGGAGACCCCAAGCAGTTCCCATGTCACCTGTGTAGTTATGAGGGAGTTACAAAGGCCAAGCTGGCCAGGCACCTCAAGAGTCACACAGACGAGAAACAGCTCACTTGTGAGGTGTGTGGAGTGTCTCTCAAGACcacagacacatacaaaaacCATATGGCCCTACACACCAACCAGGGCCGCTACCAGTGTTCTGTGTGCAAGAAGGCATTCCACCATAAACAGTACTACGATGATCACTACCGCAGCCACTTCAGCTTAAGGGAGTACAACTGTGAGATCTGTCACATGCGTTTCAAGACCAACAAGTCCCTGCGCACACATGTCCGGGCTGTGCACCTCTGTGACAAGAGGATGGTGTGCCCTGTGTGTGGGGCACGCTTCATGACGAACTTCAACCTCCGGGGTCACATGAAGAAGCATAGCAGGCCAGAGGCTCCTCACTGCCGCCGCTTCCAATGCAATCTTTGCATTGTCAAGGTACACACCCAAGCTGAACTGAATGCCCATGTGATGCAGATGCATCCCAGAGAATGCGAGTCAATCGAGGTGAAACACGAATCGTTGGCTGCAACACCTCCGTCTTCTCCTAGGTGTGTGACACTGATCCCCAAGCCTCAccagaaggaagtggaggacggAAGTCTCCTGGGTTTGCAGCACGCTGGTGAAGGGGGGGAAAGGGTTAATAGTGGGTGTGAAACTGTTGGGTATGGAGAGGCAAAGGCATTTGTACAGGAGGGTTGCAGTGAAGCTGTGGAGGGGATAGAGGCTGTGGAGGTGGAGCAGCAACCCAGGCATCAGTTGACTGTTATCTATGTGTATGATTGCAACAAGTGTGGAAGCATCTTCTCATCAGAAGGCCTCCTTGCTGCCCACCAGGCTGCAGATCATCCAAAGGCCTCAAgtgactga
- the LOC135112848 gene encoding uncharacterized protein LOC135112848 isoform X3 gives MVGRRGRPPKRKVEELQEDHDGKSKSAKEAKIEAISLDASEPAHIALLSLTSEAWRHNDESEEWSEDHASRVSEAEKGKGGTLSQGICWRGIPDPPPSQVVLSCRRVASGEEFDCETQTFHFTHVSTSKVVVVPDSDTPETIKVEIDTDQQEEFVSHPLVCCVEGCETSSDADTTTTFYAVPKGRERSLWAETLDIVPCVEGDSRQHVCSKHFITPTKLLSGKGRTRKKKTCDMLVAEEAEKIRQGLSSGRPKRTPKPNKNYDWAEIVPLIKAEPDDLESELYLSTTLEKTGGTAATPRKHLLSSFKEDKENKKPSSDTERENLKMDDEEEEDEEEEEEDDLENISLPSHPRPPPPKPKGRPHRIRDSGTQTESAYRTPGPRQPLREVKVQCNINSEAPSPCTSCSYVNWLRLEELLVDCATKMEGGLCVPEVQECLRKVVDSVPHPTHATNVLKLLSGDDRDALENTSDIILVPSQEDEVEVENVIHTTVEEPITGVREITPKTWQKKAKWKKALIPVNYVNKEEEEEDMDGLGIQEATEMDDDEFQPSYLEGEETEEDEQGLDDEDWTMNKSDRDSRSATKKKPKKTPPQPKVKKGQMLVAGEGQQGSVISQMPCTSTSTVKKQKRPKGKPQKDLNHDDGSEGADHQCSECGEVFQSLLEARVHQQQIHTGPSTWQLQYLCQTCGETFDEKRGLRTHQELQHGAPRRYQCDQCDYEGPRLYHLKRHMKVHTGEQTHVCKVCNKGLKSQQAYSNHMVLHTNQGRYRCDQCDKAFNQRALYEDHCRTHRSARCFTCKYCDAAFKTYKNVACHVRAVHLGDKRFICDICGRQHMTGANLRGHMKAHRGAASLPRAYHCYLCSASFRGLRGLTVHLEVLHGVAEEGPEELGKGATTHHPTRRPQHIDYAVVDDGGDTKMWTEKETVTGSDDVQTDVEREEEESEKVENNEKHKGEMKQHIDTEEVEVEEGVEVREGFEVSDLAEEGDGRTVVVESENFVFRVRPEEIEFEL, from the exons GTGGTTTTGAGCTGCAGAAGAGTGGCCAGTGGTGAGGAGTTTGACTGTGAGACTCAGACCTTCCACTTCACCCATGTGTCCACcagcaaggtggtggtggtgccagacTCAGACACTCCGGAGACCATCAAGGTGGAGATAGACACAGACCAG CAGGAGGAGTTTGTGAGTCACCCGCTGGTGTGCTGCGTGGAGGGCTGTGAGACAAGCTCTGAcgcagacaccaccaccaccttctacgCTGTcccaaagggaagggaaaggtcaTTATGGGCTGAAACGCTTGACATTGT ACCTTGTGTTGAAGGTGATTCAAGGCAACATGTTTGCAGTAAACACTTCATCACTCCCACCAAACTGCtgagtgggaagggaagaacaagaaaaaagaagacatgtGACATG TTGGTTGCAGAGGAAGcagagaaaattagacaaggACTGTCTTCTGGCAGGCCTAAGAGAACTCCAAAACCTAACAAGAACTATGACTGGGCTGAAAT AGTTCCGTTGATCAAGGCGGAACCTGATGACCTGGAGAGTGAGCTGTACCTGAGCACCACCTTGGAGAAAACAGGAGGCACTGCAGCAACTCCCAGGAAGCATTTGTTGTCCTCTTttaaggaagacaaagaaaacaaaaagccTTCTTcagacactgagagagagaatctgaagatggatgatgaggaagaggaagatgaagaggaggaggaagaggatgacttGGAGAACATCAGTCTACCCAGTCACCCCCGTCCTCCTCCGCCCAAACCTAAAGGCCGTCCACACAGGATAAGAGACTCCGGCACCCAGACA GAAAGTGCGTATAGGACGCCCGGACCACGGCAACCACTGCGGGAGGTGAAGGTGCAGTGCAACATCAACTCTGAGGCTCCTAGTCCCTGCACCAGCTGCTCCTATGTCAACTGGCTGAG GCTGGAGGAGCTCTTGGTAGACTGTGCTACCAAGATGGAGGGTGGATTGTGTGTACCAGAAGTGCAGGAGTGCCTGAGGAAGGTGGTGGACAGTGTGCCTCACCCGACGCACGCCACCAACGTGCTGAAGCTGCTCAGCGGGGACGACAGGGACGCACTGGAG AACACCAGTGATATTATTCTTGTACCGAGCCAAGAGGACGAGGTTGAAGTTGAGAATGTTATACACACAACTGTG gAGGAGCCAATCACAGGGGTGAGGGAAATCACACCAAAGACGTGGCAGAAGAAGGCCAAGTGGAAAAAAGCCCTGATACCTGTAAATTATGtcaataaggaggaggaagaggaagacatggaTGGCCTTGGGATCCAGGAAGCCACtgagatggatgatgatgagttCCAGCCTAGCTATCTTGAAGGGGAAGAAACGGAGGAGGATGAGCAAGGCCTGGATGATGAGGACTGGACTATGAATAAATCAG ATAGAGACTCCAGATCTGCTACCAAAAAGAAACCAAAGAAGACCCCACCGCAGCCCAAAGTTAAGAAAG GTCAGATGCTGGTGGCTGGCGAGGGGCAGCAAGGCTCAGTCATATCCCAGATGCCttgcacctccacctccacagtcaagaaacaaaagagaccTAAGGGAAAACCCCAGAAGGATTTGAATCACGATGACGGATCTGAGGGTGCGGATCACCAGTGCTCGGAGTGTGGCGAGGTGTTCCAAAGCTTGCTGGAAGCCCGTGTGCACCAGCAGCAAATCCACACAGGTCCCTCCACCTGGCAGTTGCAGTACCTGTGCCAGACCTGTGGGGAGACCTTTGATGAGAAGAGAGGCCTACGCACACACCAGGAACTCCAGCATGGGGCGCCGCGCCGCTACCAGTGTGACCAGTGTGACTATGAGGGCCCAAGACTCTACCACCTGAAGAGACACATGAAGGTGCACACTGGTGAGCAGACACATGTGTGTAAGGTGTGCAACAAAGGCCTGAAGAGCCAGCAGGCGTACAGCAACCACATGGTGCTGCACACCAACCAGGGACGCTACCGCTGTGACCAGTGTGACAAGGCCTTCAACCAACGTGCTCTGTATGAAGACCACTGCCGCACTCACCGTTCTGCCCGCTGCTTCACTTGCAAGTACTGTGATGCTGCCTTCAAGACCTACAAGAATGTGGCATGCCACGTTCGTGCCGTCCACCTCGGGGACAAACGGTTCATCTGCGACATCTGCGGCAGACAGCACATGACCGGCGCCAACCTCAGAGGGCACATGAAGGCCCATCGGGGcgctgcctccctgcctcgtGCCTACCACTGCTATTTGTGCAGTGCCTCTTTCAGGGGTCTGCGGGGACTAACAGTGCATCTAGAAGTGCTGCATGGGGTGGCTGAGGAAGGGCCAGAAGAACTGGGGAAGGGAGCCACTACACACCACCCCACACGGCGACCACAGCACATAGACTATGCTGTGGTGGATGATGGAGGTGATACGAAAATGTGGACAGAGAAAGAAACTGTTACAGGCTCAGATGATGTACAGACAGATgttgagagggaggaagaagaaagtgaaaaagtggaaaataatgaaaaacacaaaggagaaatgaagcaaCATATTGATACTgaggaggtagaggtggaggaaggagtggaggtgagggaaggcttTGAAGTCAGTGACCTTGCcgaggagggagatggaagaacTGTGGTTGTGGAGAGTGAAAACTTTGTGTTTCGAGTTAGACCAGAAGAGATTGAATTTGAACTGTAG
- the LOC135112848 gene encoding uncharacterized protein LOC135112848 isoform X1, whose amino-acid sequence MVGRRGRPPKRKVEELQEDHDGKSKSAKEAKIEAISLDASEPAHIALLSLTSEAWRHNDESEEWSEDHASRVSEAEKGKGGTLSQGICWRGIPDPPPSQVVLSCRRVASGEEFDCETQTFHFTHVSTSKVVVVPDSDTPETIKVEIDTDQQEEFVSHPLVCCVEGCETSSDADTTTTFYAVPKGRERSLWAETLDIVPCVEGDSRQHVCSKHFITPTKLLSGKGRTRKKKTCDMLVAEEAEKIRQGLSSGRPKRTPKPNKNYDWAEIVPLIKAEPDDLESELYLSTTLEKTGGTAATPRKHLLSSFKEDKENKKPSSDTERENLKMDDEEEEDEEEEEEDDLENISLPSHPRPPPPKPKGRPHRIRDSGTQTESAYRTPGPRQPLREVKVQCNINSEAPSPCTSCSYVNWLRLEELLVDCATKMEGGLCVPEVQECLRKVVDSVPHPTHATNVLKLLSGDDRDALENTSDIILVPSQEDEVEVENVIHTTVEEPITGVREITPKTWQKKAKWKKALIPVNYVNKEEEEEDMDGLGIQEATEMDDDEFQPSYLEGEETEEDEQGLDDEDWTMNKSDRDSRSATKKKPKKTPPQPKVKKEQMVSAGEGAGAGEDGSTVAEDDSTTPKVPDTSQGRRRRKEGDTRWIRKTHSCNICGLVFSTQKKFDQHFKHMHLGIAPWHGEHTCDDCGKVFTQKISLNVHRMFKHGAPRRYQCSQCVYEAPTKEYLKRHMKVHTNERQFVCPHCHKGLKTAESYRNHLVIHTNKGRFVCQVCQKAYNHKGAYQDHIRTHCEFRDYACDYCGAAFKAYKHVARHIRAVHLNDKRFICDVCGAQHMTGFNLKAHVKKHGDLSSLSYAYQCTMCEAKFRGPDGRAVHMKVVHTTPPTPANPKNPEAVEVGNKGDEGGRLVSPHPTRRPVQFHYSKLSREDRVHGATGNSGRESESWGTIYLDNSVDFSPFDGKEDEAVVYEVYSGGEEEELEEQLDKMKEEKFFASQEVGASTAGNNDRVIHVYPCSACHIMFTSRTVMEQHYETCQQRQTVIKEEPVSVDQMSD is encoded by the exons GTGGTTTTGAGCTGCAGAAGAGTGGCCAGTGGTGAGGAGTTTGACTGTGAGACTCAGACCTTCCACTTCACCCATGTGTCCACcagcaaggtggtggtggtgccagacTCAGACACTCCGGAGACCATCAAGGTGGAGATAGACACAGACCAG CAGGAGGAGTTTGTGAGTCACCCGCTGGTGTGCTGCGTGGAGGGCTGTGAGACAAGCTCTGAcgcagacaccaccaccaccttctacgCTGTcccaaagggaagggaaaggtcaTTATGGGCTGAAACGCTTGACATTGT ACCTTGTGTTGAAGGTGATTCAAGGCAACATGTTTGCAGTAAACACTTCATCACTCCCACCAAACTGCtgagtgggaagggaagaacaagaaaaaagaagacatgtGACATG TTGGTTGCAGAGGAAGcagagaaaattagacaaggACTGTCTTCTGGCAGGCCTAAGAGAACTCCAAAACCTAACAAGAACTATGACTGGGCTGAAAT AGTTCCGTTGATCAAGGCGGAACCTGATGACCTGGAGAGTGAGCTGTACCTGAGCACCACCTTGGAGAAAACAGGAGGCACTGCAGCAACTCCCAGGAAGCATTTGTTGTCCTCTTttaaggaagacaaagaaaacaaaaagccTTCTTcagacactgagagagagaatctgaagatggatgatgaggaagaggaagatgaagaggaggaggaagaggatgacttGGAGAACATCAGTCTACCCAGTCACCCCCGTCCTCCTCCGCCCAAACCTAAAGGCCGTCCACACAGGATAAGAGACTCCGGCACCCAGACA GAAAGTGCGTATAGGACGCCCGGACCACGGCAACCACTGCGGGAGGTGAAGGTGCAGTGCAACATCAACTCTGAGGCTCCTAGTCCCTGCACCAGCTGCTCCTATGTCAACTGGCTGAG GCTGGAGGAGCTCTTGGTAGACTGTGCTACCAAGATGGAGGGTGGATTGTGTGTACCAGAAGTGCAGGAGTGCCTGAGGAAGGTGGTGGACAGTGTGCCTCACCCGACGCACGCCACCAACGTGCTGAAGCTGCTCAGCGGGGACGACAGGGACGCACTGGAG AACACCAGTGATATTATTCTTGTACCGAGCCAAGAGGACGAGGTTGAAGTTGAGAATGTTATACACACAACTGTG gAGGAGCCAATCACAGGGGTGAGGGAAATCACACCAAAGACGTGGCAGAAGAAGGCCAAGTGGAAAAAAGCCCTGATACCTGTAAATTATGtcaataaggaggaggaagaggaagacatggaTGGCCTTGGGATCCAGGAAGCCACtgagatggatgatgatgagttCCAGCCTAGCTATCTTGAAGGGGAAGAAACGGAGGAGGATGAGCAAGGCCTGGATGATGAGGACTGGACTATGAATAAATCAG ATAGAGACTCCAGATCTGCTACCAAAAAGAAACCAAAGAAGACCCCACCGCAGCCCAAAGTTAAGAAAG AACAGATGGTGTCGGCTGGAGAGGGGGCCGGGGCAGGTGAGGACGGCAGCACCGTGGCTGAGGACGACTCCACCACCCCTAAAGTGCCGGACACTTCACAAGGACGGCGGCGGCGCAAGGAAGGTGACACTCGCTGGATCAGGAAGACTCACTCCTGCAATATCTGTGGCTTAGTGTTCAGCACTCAAAAGAAATTTGATCAACACTTCAAACACATGCACCTTGGCATTGCCCCTTGGCATGGGGAGCACACCTGTGATGACTGCGGCAAAGTGTTCACGCAAAAGATAAGCCTCAACGTGCACCGCATGTTCAAACATGGGGCTCCACGGCGCTACCAGTGCTCCCAGTGTGTGTATGAGGCGCCCACCAAGGAGTACCTCAAGCGCCACATGAAGGTGCACACCAATGAGCGGCAGTTTGTGTGTCCGCATTGCCACAAGGGACTCAAGACGGCCGAGTCTTACCGCAACCACCTGGTCATTCACACCAACAAGGGCCGCTTTGTCTGCCAAGTGTGCCAGAAGGCATACAACCACAAGGGTGCCTACCAGGACCACATACGCACTCACTGTGAATTCCGGGACTATGCCTGTGACTACTGTGGTGCAGCTTTCAAGGCTTACAAGCATGTGGCGCGACATATCAGGGCCGTCCATCTCAACGACAAGCGGTTTATTTGTGACGTGTGTGGTGCCCAGCACATGACGGGCTTTAATCTCAAGGCTCATGTGAAGAAGCATGGggacctgtcctctctctcctatgccTACCAGTGCACTATGTGTGAGGCAAAGTTTCGGGGGCCTGATGGCCGGGCTGTTCACATGAAGGTTGTCCACACCACTCCTCCCACACCAGCCAACCCAAAGAACCCAGAAGCAGTGGAAGTTGGGAATaaaggggatgagggaggaagactGGTGTCACCTCATCCCACTCGTCGCCCAGTTCAATTCCATTACTCCAAACTTTCGAGAGAGGACAGGGTTCATGGAGCTACAGGAAAtagtgggagggagagtgagtccTGGGGCACCATCTACCTAGATAACTCAGTTGATTTCAGTCCATTTGATGGTAAAGAGGATGAGGCAGTGGTGTATGAAGTGTacagtggaggagaagaggaagagctagAGGAGCAGCTTgacaaaatgaaggaggaaaagttttTTGCCTCGCAGGAGGTGGGTGCCTCTACTGCAGGCAACAATGACCGAGTGATACATGTCTATCCTTGCAGTGCCTGTCACATCATGTTCACTTCAAGGACCGTGATGGAGCAACACTACGAGACTTGTCAGCAGCGCCAAACAGTCATTAAGGAGGAACCTGTTTCTGTTGATCAAATGAGCGATtaa